The following are encoded together in the Methylomonas methanica MC09 genome:
- a CDS encoding FHA domain-containing protein, with product MSFIEIYFNSALRNTVEIENNSASIGRASYNPIQIDNKGVSLLHAVITRQDKEWFIEDLNSTNGTYLNGVKVLGKQRIKFGDTISICKHDLKFASERSRAGPVANAYQSDDSDRTVMLGNNPAGAGAGVAAAGQANTSNCYLLVHGEKRNINKLLLNKDSYAIGNSKASDIRVGGWFTPKLVAEISRIGNNFYLLPRKSSLIKLNGQSLHTQSKLNNDDSIIIKKLLLKFVEE from the coding sequence ATGAGTTTTATTGAAATCTATTTTAATAGCGCATTAAGAAATACGGTCGAAATCGAAAATAATTCGGCCAGTATAGGCCGGGCCAGTTACAACCCCATTCAAATCGATAACAAAGGCGTTTCTCTGCTGCATGCCGTTATTACCCGGCAGGATAAAGAATGGTTTATCGAGGATTTAAACAGCACGAATGGTACTTATTTAAATGGCGTAAAAGTACTGGGTAAGCAAAGAATAAAATTCGGCGATACCATCAGTATTTGCAAGCACGATTTAAAGTTTGCCAGCGAGCGCAGCCGGGCCGGGCCAGTCGCTAATGCTTATCAAAGCGACGATAGCGATAGGACCGTCATGTTGGGAAACAATCCCGCGGGAGCCGGTGCGGGAGTTGCCGCTGCGGGGCAAGCGAACACCAGTAACTGTTATCTACTGGTTCATGGCGAAAAGCGCAATATCAATAAATTGTTATTGAATAAGGACAGTTACGCCATAGGTAACAGCAAGGCGAGCGATATTCGGGTGGGCGGCTGGTTTACGCCGAAGTTGGTCGCCGAAATTTCGCGTATAGGCAATAACTTTTATTTGTTACCGAGAAAATCCAGCTTAATCAAATTGAACGGTCAGAGTTTACATACGCAGAGTAAATTAAACAACGACGACAGCATTATCATTAAAAAGCTGTTATTAAAATTTGTGGAAGAATAA
- a CDS encoding D-hexose-6-phosphate mutarotase, which produces MIKVDNGSARALISLYGGQVLSFQPLEQAEDVLFLSGQSAYTEGKAIRGGIPVCWPWFGPDPKGLQRPNHGFVRNHFWQLTKTEAVSDSETTVSLRFTDRFKQENTWRKPFLLMLDISIGPILRLKLTTCNTGNEPFSITQVFHSYFRVGDIKRVQVLGLEDCDYFDKLDQGIQKTQKGIVTVAREVDRVYVEAYKNLVIVDPVLKRRIHINSPNTSTAVVWNPWLKTSKKMSDLADTDYQRFICVEAGNVAFDLIQVQPGSQFSLQANYSLLPD; this is translated from the coding sequence ATGATTAAAGTCGACAATGGCAGCGCCAGGGCGTTAATTTCGCTATACGGCGGGCAGGTATTGTCGTTTCAGCCTCTGGAGCAAGCCGAGGATGTGCTGTTTCTGAGCGGACAGTCGGCCTATACGGAAGGCAAGGCGATACGCGGCGGCATTCCGGTGTGCTGGCCCTGGTTCGGGCCGGACCCGAAAGGTTTGCAGCGTCCCAATCACGGTTTCGTACGCAATCATTTTTGGCAGCTGACCAAGACGGAGGCCGTCAGCGATAGCGAGACCACGGTCAGTTTAAGGTTTACCGACCGTTTTAAACAGGAAAATACCTGGCGAAAACCGTTTTTATTGATGTTGGACATCAGCATAGGCCCAATCCTGCGATTAAAGTTGACTACTTGTAATACCGGCAATGAACCCTTTTCCATTACTCAGGTGTTTCATAGTTATTTTCGGGTTGGTGACATCAAACGGGTGCAAGTATTAGGCCTGGAAGATTGCGATTACTTTGATAAGCTGGATCAAGGTATACAAAAAACGCAGAAAGGAATCGTTACTGTCGCGCGGGAAGTGGATAGAGTTTACGTCGAAGCTTACAAAAACCTGGTGATTGTCGATCCGGTGTTAAAGCGCCGAATCCACATCAACTCACCCAATACCAGTACGGCAGTGGTGTGGAATCCCTGGTTGAAAACGTCTAAAAAGATGTCGGATTTAGCGGATACGGATTATCAGCGATTTATTTGTGTTGAAGCGGGGAATGTCGCTTTCGACCTGATCCAGGTTCAACCCGGCAGTCAATTTAGCCTGCAGGCCAATTACAGTCTATTGCCGGATTAA